The proteins below come from a single Necator americanus strain Aroian chromosome V, whole genome shotgun sequence genomic window:
- a CDS encoding hypothetical protein (NECATOR_CHRV.G17616.T1): MFTCLLLFSICGRPRPRRRFVTSAAATAASAATVMRQVLLSCSGALQANCELLAMFPFCKNIHPLNVA, translated from the exons ATGTTTACCTGTTTACTACTGTTCTCTATTTGTGGTCGTCCTCGTCCTCGTCGTCGTTTCGTTACCTCAGCAGCAGCAACAGCAGCGTCGGCGGCAACTGTGATGCGTCA GGTTTTGTTGTCGTGCAGTGGTGCTTTGCAAGCGAATTGTGAGTTGTTGGCAATGTtcccattttgcaaaaatattcatCCACTAAATGTGgcgtga